In Stenotrophomonas sp. 169, one DNA window encodes the following:
- a CDS encoding protease modulator HflC, with protein sequence MRSSLWIGLVVVILFGLLGSVFVVREDQTGMVLNLGRVVRADIKPGLHFKVPLVESVRVFDRRFQVLDTAPARYFTAEQKDVSVDFFAIGYISNVGDYFRATGGDPRVANARLAPIITDSLRNQINSRSLTELVSGDRSELIADQLTGINEAVKGLGMQIIDLRIKQIDLPTDSQVINDVYERMRAQRKQEAAKLRAEGEEQALTIRAQADREATVLVAVAERDAQRMRGEGDADATRIYGQAGSADPSFYAFTRSLEAYRNSLTDGNGVIVLDKNDPFLQYLKSDK encoded by the coding sequence ATGAGGAGTTCACTGTGGATCGGCCTGGTGGTCGTGATCCTGTTCGGCCTGCTGGGTTCGGTGTTCGTGGTCCGTGAGGACCAGACCGGCATGGTGCTGAATCTGGGCCGTGTGGTCCGTGCGGACATCAAGCCGGGCCTGCATTTCAAGGTGCCGCTGGTGGAAAGCGTGCGCGTGTTCGATCGCCGTTTCCAGGTGCTCGACACGGCACCGGCGCGGTATTTCACCGCCGAGCAGAAGGATGTCAGCGTTGACTTCTTCGCCATCGGGTACATCTCCAACGTGGGCGATTATTTCCGCGCCACCGGTGGCGATCCGCGCGTGGCCAATGCCCGCCTTGCACCGATCATCACCGACTCGCTGCGCAACCAGATCAACTCGCGTTCGTTGACCGAGCTGGTATCGGGTGACCGCAGCGAACTGATCGCCGATCAGCTGACCGGCATCAACGAGGCGGTGAAGGGCCTGGGCATGCAGATCATCGACCTGCGCATCAAGCAGATCGACCTGCCGACCGACAGCCAGGTGATCAATGATGTGTACGAGCGCATGCGTGCACAGCGCAAGCAGGAAGCCGCGAAGCTGCGGGCGGAAGGCGAGGAACAGGCGCTGACCATCCGTGCCCAGGCCGATCGTGAGGCCACGGTGCTGGTGGCCGTTGCCGAGCGTGATGCCCAACGGATGCGAGGCGAGGGCGATGCCGATGCCACGCGCATCTACGGGCAGGCGGGTTCGGCCGATCCCTCGTTCTACGCGTTCACGCGCAGCCTTGAGGCATACCGCAACTCGTTGACCGATGGTAATGGCGTGATCGTGCTGGACAAGAATGATCCGTTCCTGCAGTACCTGAAGAGCGACAAGTAA
- the hflK gene encoding FtsH protease activity modulator HflK has protein sequence MAWNTPGGNRDGQRPEDNRRGPSKPRGGGFGGGWGGFPGPLKEMFDGGIVRWIAIAAVLLLLFSSFQLIGEQQRGVVLRFGQFSRILQPGPNFKLPWPIESVTKVNATEIKTFSISVPVLTRDENIVNVSLNVQYRIDDPRLFLFGTFDANQVLEQSSQSAVREEVGRADLNSVLNNRGPLATAAETRLQTLLAAYRTGVTVTGLTLPDARPPEEVKPAFDEVNGAQQVKERLINEAQAYAAKVVPEARGQSARTRTTAEGYKAAVVSRAEGDAQRFTLLQQQYKNSPDVTRKRLWLETVEQVLAENRKVIGGDSRQVLYVPFPGETRPTGAAQLPLTNPDVVLPAVTGSATTAPRDPGRPVGRPTGRPNGREEGSQ, from the coding sequence ATGGCCTGGAATACACCCGGCGGCAACAGGGACGGACAACGTCCCGAAGACAACCGGCGGGGGCCTTCCAAGCCCCGCGGCGGCGGATTTGGTGGTGGCTGGGGTGGGTTCCCGGGGCCGTTGAAGGAAATGTTCGATGGAGGCATCGTCCGCTGGATCGCGATCGCGGCGGTCCTGCTGTTGCTGTTCTCCAGCTTCCAGCTGATAGGCGAACAACAGCGGGGCGTGGTCCTGCGCTTCGGCCAGTTCTCGCGCATCCTGCAGCCCGGCCCGAACTTCAAGCTGCCGTGGCCGATCGAGTCGGTGACCAAGGTCAATGCCACGGAGATCAAGACGTTCTCGATCTCGGTGCCGGTGCTGACCCGCGACGAGAACATCGTCAACGTCTCGCTCAACGTGCAGTACCGCATCGACGACCCGCGCCTGTTCCTGTTCGGCACATTCGATGCCAACCAGGTACTGGAGCAGTCGTCGCAGAGTGCGGTGCGTGAAGAGGTCGGCCGTGCCGACCTGAACTCGGTGCTCAACAACCGCGGCCCGCTGGCGACGGCGGCCGAAACGCGCCTGCAGACCCTGCTGGCCGCGTACCGCACCGGTGTGACGGTGACCGGTCTGACCCTGCCTGACGCGCGTCCGCCGGAAGAAGTGAAGCCGGCCTTCGACGAGGTCAATGGTGCGCAGCAGGTCAAGGAGCGTCTGATCAACGAGGCGCAGGCCTATGCAGCGAAGGTGGTTCCGGAAGCGCGCGGCCAGTCCGCACGTACCCGTACCACGGCCGAAGGCTACAAGGCGGCAGTGGTCTCGCGTGCAGAGGGTGATGCCCAGCGCTTCACCCTGCTGCAGCAGCAGTACAAGAACTCGCCGGACGTGACCCGCAAGCGCCTGTGGCTGGAAACGGTGGAGCAGGTGCTGGCTGAAAACCGCAAGGTGATCGGTGGCGACAGCCGCCAGGTGCTGTACGTACCGTTCCCGGGTGAAACGCGCCCGACCGGTGCGGCGCAGCTGCCATTGACGAATCCGGATGTCGTGCTGCCTGCCGTGACCGGCAGTGCAACGACCGCTCCGCGTGATCCAGGTCGGCCGGTGGGCCGTCCGACGGGTCGACCGAACGGCCGTGAGGAGGGCAGCCAATGA
- a CDS encoding YhdH/YhfP family quinone oxidoreductase, whose translation MSLPASFTAFRIHQDDHGHRSGLESIGLDDLSAGQVLVRANWSSVNYKDALAGTGKGRILRRFPLVGGIDVAGTVVASTDPAWREGDAVLATGCGLSETRDGGYSPYVRLESSAVIAQPSGLSPREAMVIGTAGFTAALALLRMQDNRLTPAHGPLAVTGASGGVGCLAVDIFSRAGYAVHAISGKPGQADWLRSLGATEVLPREALADAGPLQSARFGGGLDSAGGTMLTSLLAQTVPYGSVVSAGLAAGPSLEMTVMPFILRGVSLLGVSSANAPRPLREQVWAQLGTAWRPAHLDAICTREVVLADLPEVFDGMLAGGSTGRTVVRID comes from the coding sequence ATGTCCCTCCCCGCGTCTTTCACCGCCTTCCGTATCCACCAGGACGACCACGGCCATCGTAGCGGCCTGGAATCGATAGGCCTGGATGACCTGTCCGCCGGGCAGGTGCTGGTGCGGGCGAACTGGTCCTCGGTGAACTACAAGGACGCCCTGGCCGGCACGGGCAAGGGCCGTATCCTGCGGCGCTTCCCGCTGGTGGGAGGAATCGATGTCGCCGGCACGGTGGTCGCCTCCACGGATCCGGCCTGGCGTGAGGGCGATGCCGTACTGGCGACCGGATGTGGGTTGAGTGAGACCCGCGACGGGGGCTACAGCCCGTACGTGCGCCTGGAGTCCAGCGCCGTCATCGCGCAGCCGTCCGGCCTGTCCCCGCGCGAGGCGATGGTCATCGGCACCGCCGGATTCACGGCCGCGCTGGCGTTGCTGCGCATGCAGGACAACCGGCTCACCCCCGCTCATGGTCCCTTGGCGGTGACCGGTGCCAGCGGCGGCGTTGGCTGTCTGGCCGTGGATATCTTCAGCCGCGCGGGGTATGCCGTGCATGCGATCAGTGGCAAGCCCGGCCAAGCCGACTGGCTGCGCTCGCTGGGCGCCACCGAGGTGCTGCCGCGTGAGGCCCTGGCGGATGCCGGGCCGCTGCAGTCGGCGCGTTTCGGCGGCGGCCTGGACAGTGCAGGCGGGACGATGCTGACCAGCCTGCTGGCCCAGACAGTACCCTACGGCAGCGTGGTCAGCGCCGGTCTCGCTGCGGGTCCATCGCTGGAGATGACCGTCATGCCCTTCATCCTGCGGGGGGTGTCACTGCTTGGCGTGTCCTCGGCCAATGCACCCCGCCCGCTCCGCGAACAGGTCTGGGCGCAGCTGGGCACGGCCTGGCGTCCCGCACACCTCGATGCCATCTGCACACGGGAAGTGGTGCTCGCCGACCTGCCCGAGGTCTTCGATGGAATGCTGGCCGGGGGATCGACGGGGCGCACGGTCGTGCGGATCGACTGA